The Desulfatiglans sp. genome contains a region encoding:
- a CDS encoding cupin domain-containing protein, with product MNLLGAAKRLAGLTGGKTVALLMDAGETCNSGDAVKGISPEDASAVCVRNGADSVFILEHNDLSLCRPDVHAGALTILIKEMAPKMALFPLSDMGREIASSCAAYCDSGLIADCVEFSMEDNRIIAGCPSWGGEIMARLTWGDPEITGFATIPANAFSPCVETGNPGEIKRIQVKGEIVTDRLKRISHEISHEGHRKLEEADIVVVGGAGVGTSEGFAMVRRLAAAIGGEIGATRPPVINHWVDEERLIGQTGKTVHPRLLFTIGTSGAIQYTAGITGSEYIVAINRDPSSPVFSVADAGIVADARIIMPLITNRIKLLTMRDLADSMTVSETGKAGTALGVKIEKIRRSNDWTIEYLAEKTDQTPEFIEKVENGEMVPSVSFLLKLSRALGVDPGTFLSDEEKAQIEDKRAKAFITRTKNYAYQTLTPGAENQHLRAFMITIEAKQDHKPVAYKHEGEEFIYVMEGDLELTLDSKITNLKTGESMHYNSEIPHKLKNIGNETTRCLVMLYTP from the coding sequence ATGAATCTGCTCGGGGCTGCAAAGAGGCTTGCAGGCCTGACAGGCGGAAAAACTGTTGCACTGTTAATGGATGCAGGCGAAACGTGCAACTCAGGTGATGCTGTAAAGGGGATATCTCCTGAAGATGCCTCTGCTGTCTGTGTCAGAAACGGCGCTGATTCTGTTTTTATACTGGAACATAATGATCTTTCCCTTTGCAGGCCGGATGTCCATGCAGGGGCTCTAACCATACTGATAAAAGAGATGGCCCCCAAAATGGCGCTCTTTCCGCTTTCTGACATGGGTAGAGAGATAGCTTCATCATGCGCTGCATACTGTGATTCAGGGCTGATTGCCGATTGTGTTGAGTTCAGCATGGAGGATAACAGGATCATAGCAGGGTGCCCATCGTGGGGTGGTGAGATAATGGCAAGGCTTACCTGGGGCGACCCTGAGATAACAGGTTTTGCGACCATTCCGGCAAATGCATTCTCACCATGCGTTGAGACCGGTAATCCCGGAGAGATAAAACGAATCCAGGTGAAGGGTGAAATAGTAACTGACAGGCTGAAACGTATATCTCATGAGATCTCACATGAAGGGCACAGGAAATTAGAGGAGGCGGATATAGTTGTTGTGGGGGGCGCAGGCGTGGGAACCTCGGAAGGGTTTGCCATGGTAAGGCGTCTTGCGGCAGCGATAGGCGGGGAGATCGGCGCAACACGCCCGCCTGTAATCAACCACTGGGTGGATGAAGAGCGGCTCATAGGACAGACCGGCAAAACCGTTCACCCGAGGCTTTTATTTACCATAGGCACATCGGGCGCAATTCAGTATACCGCAGGTATAACAGGCTCCGAATATATAGTTGCTATTAACAGGGATCCCTCATCTCCTGTGTTCAGCGTGGCTGACGCAGGCATTGTGGCCGATGCGCGTATAATAATGCCCCTTATTACAAATCGTATAAAGCTGCTTACCATGCGGGATCTGGCAGATTCGATGACCGTAAGCGAGACCGGCAAGGCCGGGACCGCCCTTGGAGTGAAGATAGAAAAGATCAGAAGGTCAAACGACTGGACAATAGAATATCTCGCAGAGAAGACAGATCAGACACCTGAGTTTATTGAAAAGGTGGAAAACGGCGAGATGGTGCCTTCAGTAAGTTTTCTGCTCAAGCTTTCCCGTGCACTTGGCGTGGACCCCGGCACATTCTTAAGCGATGAGGAAAAGGCCCAGATAGAGGACAAGCGTGCAAAGGCCTTTATCACAAGGACAAAGAACTACGCATATCAGACCTTGACACCCGGTGCAGAAAACCAGCACCTGAGGGCATTCATGATTACAATAGAGGCCAAGCAGGATCATAAACCGGTTGCCTACAAGCATGAAGGTGAAGAGTTTATCTATGTAATGGAGGGGGACCTGGAGCTTACCCTTGACAGTAAGATCACAAATCTAAAGACCGGGGAGAGCATGCACTATAATTCAGAGATACCCCATAAACTGAAAAACATAGGCAATGAAACCACCAGATGTCTGGTCATGCTCTATACCCCGTAA
- a CDS encoding 4Fe-4S binding protein, with product MGYDVIVDQDKCEGCEECVEVCPVDVYEMQDGKSVPVNAEECLGCESCVEVCDQEAITINEN from the coding sequence ATGGGATACGATGTAATTGTTGATCAGGATAAATGCGAAGGGTGTGAAGAGTGTGTTGAGGTATGCCCTGTTGACGTTTATGAGATGCAGGACGGAAAGTCCGTTCCGGTAAACGCGGAAGAGTGTCTGGGTTGTGAAAGCTGTGTTGAAGTATGTGATCAGGAAGCAATCACGATTAATGAAAATTAA